The Eptesicus fuscus isolate TK198812 chromosome 17, DD_ASM_mEF_20220401, whole genome shotgun sequence genome has a window encoding:
- the NKX1-2 gene encoding NK1 transcription factor-related protein 2 has protein sequence MLAWQDGGAKAAPSPHRISFSVLDILDPQKFTRATLPALRPAPREARKSLAEAGAGEEAGSGDRARPREPPDAADPGAAAASPLECSEAEEADEEEDPEDAGGRRRGRAASLQAGPPGSPEARPAALAAGECGAGGRAGSPGSPQPRRRRAEPSSARPRRARTAFTYEQLVALESKFRATRYLSVCERLSLALSLSLTETQVKIWFQNRRTKWKKQNPGADGAAQAGGGAAPAGAPGAAAAGGGGGGGSGGSPGPPGPAGPPFQTFPSYSAANVFFPAAAFPLTAVAAAGGPFAPFLGPPYLAPFYAPHL, from the exons ATGCTGGCCTGGCAGGACGGCGGGGCCAAGGcggctccctccccccacaggaTCTCCTTCTCCGTCCTGGACATCCTGGACCCCCAGAAATTCACCCGCGCGACGCTCCCGGccctgcgccctgctccccgcgaAGCCAGGAAAAGTTTGGCGGAGGCCGGAGCGGGGGAGGAGGCCGGCTCCGGGGACCGGGCCCGCCCGCGCGAGCCCCCTG ATGCTGCGGAcccgggcgcggcggcggcgtccCCACTGGAGTGCTCGGAGGCCGAGGAGGCGGACGAGGAGGAGGACCCCGAGGatgcgggcgggcggcggcggggccgggcggcgAGCCTGCAGGCGGGCCCGCCCGGCTCCCCGGAGGCGCGGCCCGCGGCGCTGGCGGCCGGGGAGTGCGGCGCGGGCGGCCGGGCGGGCTCCCCGGGGTCCCCGCAGCCGCGGCGCCGGCGCGCCGAGCCCAGCAGCGCCCGGCCGAGGCGCGCGCGCACCGCCTTCACCTACGAGCAGCTGGTGGCCCTGGAGAGCAAGTTCCGCGCCACGCGCTACCTGTCGGTGTGCGAGCGCCTGAGCCTGGCGCTGTCGCTCAGCCTCACGGAGACGCAGGTCAAAATCTGGTTCCAGAACCGCAGGACCAAGTGGAAGAAGCAGAACCCCGGCGCCGACGGCGCGGCGCAGGCGGGGGGCGGCGCGGCCCCGGCCGGGGCTCCCGGGGCGgcagcggcgggcggcggcggcggcggcggctcggggGGCAGCCCGGGTCCCCCAGGCCCGGCCGGGCCGCCCTTCCAGACTTTCCCCTCCTACTCCGCGGCCAACGTGTTCTTCCCCGCCGCCGCCTTCCCGCTGACGGCCGTCGCCGCAGCCGGGGGCCCCTTTGCGCCCTTCCTCGGGCCCCCCTACCTGGCCCCCTTCTACGCCCCTCACCTCTGA